A part of Astatotilapia calliptera chromosome 15, fAstCal1.2, whole genome shotgun sequence genomic DNA contains:
- the saysd1 gene encoding SAYSvFN domain-containing protein 1 — MEQKLAEFRARRQAEKAAQKSETTGSQSRGETAADTAAQCDKTPTADSLQPEDRARNNQTATDGSQSSDRGDWLLDSALGKWLASRQFVISNITLLKVLLWLVLLGLFAELEFGLPFFVISLFYWLYEGLRSPAPRKPGELSAYSVFNPDCQPLLGALTAEQLEGEMGYRPLANR, encoded by the exons ATGGAGCAAAAGCTGGCAGAGTTCAGAGCCAGACGACAGGCTGAAAAAGCTGCTCAGAAGAGTGAGACTACTGGTTCACAATCCAGAGGGGAGACAGCAGCAGACACCGCTGCTCAGTGTGATAAAACACCCACAGCTGACAGTCTGCAGCCTGAAGACAGGGCACGAAACAACCAGACTGCGACCGACGGCTCTCAAAGCAGC GATCGTGGAGACTGGCTGCTGGATAGCGCTCTGGGAAAGTGGCTGGCTTCCCGACAGTTTGTCATTTCTAACATCACTTTACTAAAAGTGCTGCTATGGCTGGTTCTGCTGGGTCTGTTTGCCGAACTGGAGTTTGGTCTCCCCTTTTTTGTCATCTCTCTCTTCTACTGGCTCTATGAAGGACTCCGGAGCCCAGCGCCGCGCAAGCCTGGTGAACTGAGTGCTTATTCAGTGTTCAATCCAGACTGTCAACCTCTGCTGGGTGCTCTAACCGCAGAGCAGCTAGAGGGAGAGATGGGCTACAGACCTCTGGCAAACAGATGA
- the bpnt1 gene encoding 3'(2'),5'-bisphosphate nucleotidase 1, with amino-acid sequence MSGSPAVVMRLVASAYAVAEKAGTIVRKVLHSGELGIVEKTGANDLQTLADRLAQQSICASLSKRFPKITIIGEEDLPSEVIQEDLIETGQSEEILQRSCPPEYSQLKEEEIVVWVDPLDGTKEYTEGLLDNVTVLIGIAYGGKAIAGVINQPFYNYQLGAGTQLGRTMWGMLGLGAFGFQLQEVPGDRRIVTTTRSHSNKLVTDCVDAMEPHEVVRVGGAGNKIIQLVEGKASAYVFASPGCKKWDTCAPEAILHAVGGKLTDMHGNAYRYDASVKHMNSAGVLATLRNHKYYVSRVPQSVLQALKSD; translated from the exons ATGTCTGGAAGTCCTGCTGTTGTTATGCGACTGGTGGCCTCAGCCTATGCTGTGGCTGAAAAGGCTGGGACCATTGTACGGAAGGTCCTTCACAGTGGAGAACTTGGTATTGTGGAAAAG ACAGGCGCTAATGATCTGCAAACACTGGCAGACAGACTAGCACAGCAGAGCATTTGTGCTTCACTGTCCAAACGTTTCCCCAAAATCACCATAATTGGAGAGGAA GATCTTCCTTCTGAAGTGATACAGGAAGATCTAATTGAGACTGGCCAGTCAGAGGAAATTCTTCAGAGAAGTTGTCCACCTGAGTACAgccagctgaaagaagaagag ATAGTTGTGTGGGTAGATCCTCTTGATGGCACAAAGGAATATACTGAAG GGCTCCTGGATAATGTGACAGTGCTCATTGGGATTGCATATGGAGGCAAAGCCATCGCAGGCGTGATCAACCAGCCGTTCTACAACTACCAG CTTGGTGCAGGAACACAATTAGGAAGAACCATGTGGGGGATGCTGGGATTGGGCGCTTTTGGGTTCCAGCTCCAGGAAGTTCCAGGTGACAGACGGATTGTCACCACCACCCGTTCCCATAGCAACAAGCTGGTAACAGACTGTGTGGATGCCATGGAGCCTCACGAAGTTGTACGAGTGGGTGGTGCTGGAAATAAG ATTATCCAGCTTGTTGAAGGAAAAGCTTCTGCCTATGTCTTTGCTAGTCCAGGGTGCAAGAAGTGGGACACTTGTGCTCCTGAAGCAATCCTGCATGCTGTTGGAG GTAAACTGACTGATATGCATGGAAATGCATACCGCTATGATGCTAGTGTAAAGCACATGAACTCTGCCGGGGTTCTTGCTACACTCCGTAACCACAAGTACTACGTCAGCAGAGTACCACAGTCAGTGCTGCAAGCTCTCAAGTCAGACTGA
- the LOC113037249 gene encoding serine/threonine-protein phosphatase PP1-beta catalytic subunit-like has protein sequence MAESELNVDSLISRLLEVRGCRPGKIVQMTEAEVRGLCIKSREIFLSQPILLELEAPLKICGDIHGQYTDLLRLFEYGGFPPEANYLFLGDYVDRGKQSLETICLLLAYKIKYPENFFLLRGNHECASINRIYGFYDECKRRFNIKLWKTFTDCFNCLPIAAIIDEKIFCCHGGLSPDLQSMEQIRRIMRPTDVPDTGLLCDLLWSDPDKDVQGWGENDRGVSFTFGADVVSKFLNRHDLDLICRAHQVVEDGYEFFAKRQLVTLFSAPNYCGEFDNAGGMMSVDESLMCSFQILKPSEKKAKYQYGGVNSGRPVTPPRTTQAPKKR, from the exons ATGGCGGAAAGCGAGTTGAACGTTGACAGCCTCATCTCTAGATTACTGGAAG TGCGAGGATGCCGTCCAGGGAAGATCGTACAGATGACAGAGGCTGAGGTGCGGGGGCTCTGCATCAAGTCCAGAGAGATTTTCCTCAGTCAGCCAATTCTTCTTGAACTTGAGGCTCCACTCAAAATCTGTG gTGATATCCATGGGCAGTACACAGACTTGTTAAGGCTATTCGAGTATGGAGGTTTTCCGCCAGAGGCCAACTATCTGTTCCTGGGAGATTACGTGGATAGAGGGAAGCAGTCATTAGAGACCATTTGCCTTCTTCTCGCTTACAAGATCAAATATCCAGAAAACTTCTTCTTGCTCAGAGGGAACCACGAGTGTGCCTCCATCAATCGCATCTACGGCTTCTATGACGAAT GCAAACGCAGGTTCAACATAAAGCTCTGGAAGACATTCACAGACTGTTTTAACTGTCTGCCCATTGCTGCGATTATTGATGAGAAGATTTTCTGCTGTCACGGAG GACTGTCACCTGATCTGCAGTCCATGGAACAAATCCGACGTATTATGAGACCCACTGATGTCCCAGACACAG GCTTGCTGTGCGACCTGCTGTGGTCTGATCCAGACAAAGATGTCCAGGGCTGGGGTGAAAATGATCGGGGCGTCTCCTTCACCTTTGGGGCTGATGTGGTCAGCAAGTTCCTCAACCGCCACGACTTGGACCTCATCTGTCGAGCACATCAG GTTGTTGAGGACGGTTATGAGTTCTTTGCAAAGCGGCAGCTGGTGACCCTGTTTTCTGCTCCCAATTACTGTGGGGAGTTTGACAATGCAGGCGGCATGATGAGCGTGGACGAATCACTCATGTGTTCTTTTCAG ATCCTGAAGCCGTCAGAGAAAAAAGCTAAGTATCAGTATGGAGGGGTGAATTCAGGACGCCCTGTCACCCCACCTCGTACCACTCAGGCACCTAAAAAGAGGTGA
- the grcc10 gene encoding protein C10, producing the protein MVCRKKPPTVPVLRQFHSSVASLVIVFSRDMATAPAQQPTLTVEQTRVVLSEVIQAFSVPENAARMEEARESACNDMGKMLQLVLPVATQIQQEVIKAYGFNNEGEGVLKFARLVKMYETQDPEIAAMSAKLKSLLLPPLSTPPIGGAIPAS; encoded by the exons ATGGTGTGTCGCAAGAAGCCTCCAACAGTCCCCGTTTTACGACAGTTTCACAGTTCTGTTGCTAGCTTAGTGATTGTTTTCAGTAGAG acatGGCCACAGCTCCAGCACAGCAGCCCACTCTGACAGTTGAGCAGACCAGAG tggTTTTGAGCGAGGTGATCCAGGCATTCTCAGTACCGGAGAATGCCGCACGGATGGAGGAGGCCAGAGAGAGCGCCTGCAACGACATGGGCAAGATGCTGCAGCTTGTGCTCCCTGTGGCCACCCAAATTCAACAAGAGGTTATCAAAGCCTACGGATTCAACAATGAGGGGGAAG GTGTCCTTAAATTTGCCCGACTGGTCAAGATGTATGAAACCCAGGACCCAGAAATCGCAGCCATGTCTGCTAAACTGAAATCTCTTCTCCTACCGCCACTTTCAACACCACCTATAGGAGGCGCCATTCCAGCTTCATAG